A single Caviibacter abscessus DNA region contains:
- a CDS encoding manganese-dependent inorganic pyrophosphatase, protein MEEVLVYGHKNPDSDAICTSIAYANLRNMLVKNQISVPVRIGELNEETKYALEYFGVTSPEYVSNVSGRKIILIDHNERTQTADGFEEAKVLELIDHHRIANFKTDEPLKARVEPYGCTSTIVCEMYQEKNITPSKEMAGMMLSAIVSDTLLFKSPTCTQNDVEACKYLAPIAGVELREYGMELLKAGTNLSQKTEKEILNMDMKIFELDKGRFGIAQVNTVNENDMVTKKEKFLLEIENMIKELNLEGFMFVITNILTNDSKGIISGNRIDILENAFGKSLDNEIELKGIVSRKKQIVPPLTKAASN, encoded by the coding sequence ATGGAAGAAGTTTTAGTATACGGGCATAAAAATCCGGATTCTGATGCAATATGTACGTCAATTGCATATGCAAATTTAAGAAATATGTTAGTTAAAAATCAAATATCAGTTCCTGTAAGAATTGGTGAATTAAATGAAGAAACAAAATATGCACTTGAATATTTTGGAGTAACTTCACCAGAGTATGTTTCAAACGTTTCAGGAAGAAAAATAATTTTAATAGATCATAATGAAAGAACACAAACTGCTGACGGATTTGAAGAAGCAAAAGTATTAGAATTAATAGACCATCATAGAATAGCAAATTTTAAAACAGACGAACCACTAAAAGCTAGAGTTGAACCTTATGGTTGTACATCAACAATAGTTTGTGAAATGTATCAAGAAAAAAATATAACGCCAAGTAAAGAAATGGCTGGAATGATGTTAAGTGCAATTGTATCAGATACGCTACTTTTTAAATCACCAACTTGTACTCAAAATGACGTAGAAGCTTGTAAATATCTAGCACCTATTGCAGGAGTAGAATTAAGAGAATATGGAATGGAATTACTTAAAGCAGGTACAAATCTTAGTCAAAAAACTGAAAAAGAAATTTTAAATATGGATATGAAGATATTTGAATTAGATAAAGGAAGATTTGGAATAGCACAAGTTAATACAGTAAATGAAAATGATATGGTAACTAAAAAAGAAAAATTTTTATTAGAAATTGAAAATATGATAAAAGAATTAAATCTTGAAGGATTTATGTTTGTTATAACTAATATATTAACTAATGATTCAAAAGGGATTATAAGTGGAAACAGAATAGATATATTAGAAAATGCATTTGGCAAATCTTTAGATAACGAAATAGAGCTTAAAGGGATTGTATCAAGAAAAAAACAGATTGTACCGCCTTTAACAAAAGCAGCAAGTAATTAG
- a CDS encoding diacylglycerol kinase has translation MSTKDRKNRDKKIINSFNNSINGIIQTIKSESHMKVHIVIAIIVIILSLIFDINRYELLMLMITVSIVLICEIINTAIERTVDLVTKEYNENAKFAKDAAAGAVMVSAVLSLFVGYIVFFDKITKVIATGHQFIKLTGRISNITVLILALLSILVVTLKAVIKKGTSLEGGMPSGHATISFSIVTIITYITGDTKIVLLSLLLALLVCQSRVKTGIHTFNEVVVGAFLGFGVTYVILKVLFIIGNIYI, from the coding sequence ATGAGTACAAAAGATAGAAAAAATCGTGATAAAAAAATTATAAATAGTTTTAATAATTCTATTAATGGAATTATACAAACTATAAAAAGTGAAAGTCATATGAAAGTTCATATAGTTATTGCAATAATTGTAATAATACTTTCCCTTATATTTGACATAAATAGATATGAACTTTTAATGTTAATGATAACTGTTTCAATTGTTCTTATTTGTGAGATTATTAATACAGCAATAGAACGGACAGTTGATTTAGTAACAAAAGAATATAATGAAAATGCAAAATTTGCAAAAGATGCAGCAGCAGGAGCAGTTATGGTAAGTGCTGTGTTGTCTCTATTTGTTGGATATATAGTATTTTTTGATAAAATTACAAAAGTTATAGCAACAGGACATCAATTCATAAAGCTAACAGGCAGAATATCAAATATAACAGTTTTAATATTAGCACTACTTTCTATATTGGTAGTAACACTAAAAGCTGTAATAAAAAAAGGAACCTCTTTAGAAGGAGGTATGCCAAGTGGTCATGCAACAATATCATTTTCAATTGTTACAATCATTACATATATAACTGGAGATACAAAAATAGTTCTTTTATCTTTGTTACTGGCTTTACTTGTATGTCAAAGTAGAGTAAAAACAGGTATTCATACTTTTAATGAAGTTGTTGTCGGAGCATTTTTAGGCTTTGGAGTAACTTATGTAATATTAAAAGTATTATTTATAATAGGTAATATATACATATAA
- the ybeY gene encoding rRNA maturation RNase YbeY, which translates to MVEIDITYDINEVEEYFEEEKIKEYIEYILKNEKENFNEKDFYVSFMVTNNKVIHEINKEYRGMDKPTDVISFAYNETENIGPVEIIGDIIISIDKVKEQAKEFGHSDKREFYYLLTHGMLHILGHDHIEDDEKAVMREKEERYLSAYEYKR; encoded by the coding sequence ATGGTAGAAATAGATATAACTTATGACATAAATGAAGTTGAAGAATATTTTGAAGAAGAAAAAATAAAAGAATACATTGAGTATATTTTAAAAAATGAAAAAGAAAATTTTAATGAAAAAGATTTTTATGTTTCATTTATGGTTACGAATAATAAAGTAATACATGAAATTAATAAAGAATACAGAGGTATGGATAAACCGACAGATGTAATATCTTTTGCATATAATGAAACAGAAAATATAGGACCGGTTGAAATTATTGGAGATATAATAATCTCAATTGATAAAGTAAAAGAACAAGCTAAAGAATTTGGTCATTCAGATAAAAGAGAATTTTATTATTTATTAACACATGGAATGTTACATATATTAGGGCATGATCATATTGAAGATGATGAAAAAGCGGTAATGAGAGAAAAAGAAGAAAGATATTTGAGTGCGTATGAGTACAAAAGATAG
- a CDS encoding HD family phosphohydrolase: MKINFFGRKIEISIKNVNVNLKLAKDNSTMDKYSYRTMFLLLTFLFFVILSLIHRNSTEYIVGNKVEQDIIAYKTVVYEKDILNIDIQEKIEKNTSPEFDRKIEVGTEKVKKFSELLQELSKLDLKNENSITKFIEKNKLNISESDIKKIGINGDLNYYIYLTEILTGLYEEGIVRKTDFNKILSKKQIVLESYEKNLLRNYIEPNLIINEEKTREKIKENINALKNNKIKISKGDIIAKKGDIITQSTYDQLEQLGLVNNHNKILRISFTFLFLSVLSILYYIGGETYLKKGINSKGFYPTFITFIIINVLYWILDFDELMLFIIPFASLPIVASILTKEKMFSLSISILASLTIVPNLEWFIILIVISIIAIITNEKLTNRLELVKNGFKIGVMQAIFSVLYGVIYNYGISYITIFVVFSLISGFFTGMICLGILPYFENTFSILTDIKLLELGDYSSSLLKQLLLTAPGTFHHSIMVGALAEQAAEVIGANPILARVGAYYHDIGKMKRPLYFVENQGGLENLHNELKPSLSALILTSHPKDGYILGKQHGLPEEILNIIVEHHGTTMVQYFYYKAVEIGENVSEVDFRYVGPKPSTKESAIVMLADTVEAAVRASKDKSREGIENTIRYLVKYKIDDNQLSNCDINLADIEKIIEAFLVVLKAIYHERIQYPKINSKK, translated from the coding sequence ATGAAAATTAATTTTTTTGGGAGAAAAATTGAGATAAGTATAAAAAATGTAAATGTGAATTTAAAATTAGCTAAAGATAATTCAACTATGGATAAATATAGCTATAGAACAATGTTTTTACTACTTACGTTCTTATTTTTTGTTATCTTAAGTTTAATTCATAGAAACTCCACAGAATATATTGTAGGTAACAAAGTAGAACAAGATATAATAGCGTATAAAACTGTAGTTTATGAAAAAGATATTTTAAACATAGATATACAAGAAAAAATAGAAAAAAATACCAGTCCTGAATTTGATAGAAAAATAGAAGTAGGTACTGAAAAAGTAAAGAAATTTTCTGAATTATTACAAGAATTATCAAAGCTTGATTTAAAAAATGAAAATTCTATAACTAAATTTATTGAAAAAAATAAATTAAATATCAGTGAATCAGATATAAAAAAAATCGGTATAAATGGTGATCTTAATTATTATATTTACCTAACTGAAATTTTAACTGGTTTATATGAAGAAGGAATAGTAAGAAAAACGGATTTTAATAAAATATTATCAAAAAAACAAATTGTGTTGGAATCTTACGAAAAAAACTTACTTAGAAATTATATTGAACCTAACTTAATAATAAATGAAGAAAAAACTAGAGAAAAAATTAAAGAGAATATAAACGCATTAAAAAATAACAAAATAAAAATTAGTAAGGGAGATATTATCGCTAAAAAAGGTGATATAATAACTCAATCAACGTATGATCAATTAGAACAATTAGGACTTGTAAATAATCATAATAAGATATTAAGAATATCTTTCACATTCTTATTTTTATCAGTTCTTTCTATACTATATTATATAGGCGGTGAAACTTATCTAAAAAAAGGAATAAATTCTAAAGGATTTTATCCAACGTTTATTACGTTTATAATAATTAATGTATTATATTGGATACTAGATTTTGATGAGTTAATGTTATTTATCATTCCATTTGCGAGCTTGCCTATAGTTGCAAGTATATTAACAAAAGAAAAAATGTTTTCATTATCTATATCAATATTGGCATCGCTTACTATTGTTCCAAATTTGGAGTGGTTTATTATACTTATTGTGATATCAATAATTGCAATAATTACAAATGAAAAGCTTACAAATAGATTGGAACTTGTAAAAAATGGATTTAAAATAGGAGTAATGCAGGCAATTTTTTCAGTTTTATATGGAGTAATATATAATTATGGGATTAGTTATATAACAATTTTTGTTGTATTTTCACTAATTTCAGGATTTTTTACAGGAATGATTTGTCTTGGAATATTACCATATTTTGAAAATACTTTTTCTATTTTAACAGATATTAAGTTATTGGAGTTGGGAGATTATTCATCAAGTTTATTAAAACAATTACTTTTAACTGCTCCTGGAACATTTCATCATAGTATAATGGTAGGGGCATTAGCTGAGCAAGCAGCAGAAGTAATAGGTGCTAACCCAATACTTGCAAGAGTTGGAGCATATTATCACGATATAGGTAAAATGAAAAGGCCACTTTACTTTGTTGAAAATCAAGGTGGTTTGGAAAACTTACATAATGAATTAAAACCATCTCTTAGTGCTTTAATTTTGACTTCGCACCCAAAAGATGGATATATACTTGGTAAGCAACATGGTTTACCGGAAGAAATACTAAATATTATCGTTGAACACCATGGAACAACTATGGTTCAATACTTTTATTATAAAGCGGTTGAAATAGGAGAAAACGTTAGTGAAGTTGATTTTAGATATGTTGGGCCTAAACCTAGTACAAAAGAGTCTGCAATAGTAATGCTTGCAGATACTGTTGAAGCAGCGGTTAGAGCATCTAAAGATAAAAGTAGAGAAGGTATTGAAAATACCATAAGATATTTGGTCAAATATAAAATAGATGATAATCAATTGTCTAATTGTGATATTAATTTGGCAGACATAGAAAAAATTATAGAGGCATTTTTAGTAGTTCTTAAAGCAATTTATCATGAAAGAATACAATATCCCAAAATTAATTCTAAAAAATAA
- a CDS encoding ATP-dependent helicase, translating into MNILENLNPEQRKAAQKIEGPSLILAGAGSGKTRTVTYKIAYMIKTLGINPDNILALTFTNKAANEMKQRVMELVGENSFNMTISTFHSFAVKLLRKYANAIGFSNSFNIYDTDDSKSVIKRIMKEFNIDEGITPVKYLSKISKLKESEILYDKLENELDLSIKSNRIFYDIYKTYQETLLKNNCMDFSDILINGKKILSIPEILNKVQEQYKYILVDEYQDTNNIQYNIVKLIANKYRNICVVGDEDQSIYSFRGADISNILNFEKDYKDALVIKLEQNYRSTQNILNLANSVIKNNTSSKGKKLWSNNNAGNKIKVFSAENPYDEANFIAGIIRNSSKKFKDFTILYRTNFQSRILEQELTRYSIPCKIFGGLSFYQRKEIKDLLSYLTFIINPMDEVNFERCITNPKRKIGEKTIQKIKSISVEHNTDLMSAMLYENNSKIKDFYNTMLECVNFSKENSVSELLQFIIDKISYFDYLKQNESSDERIKNIEELVNAIIEIEHDIPDLTLEEYLTSISLSNSSDNINDENYVKLMTIHSSKGLEFDTVFISGFETGIFPSNSTLDNITELEEERRLCYVAITRAKNDIYITYTKSRMLNGITQYNVIPSIFLREMDNSYLNFLNSTNEIKIRESVDEKVKTTTTFENFNPFKFKNSTKYSIGQKVVHTLFGGGVIKQIDEKSLIIDFIAGQKKISLALADKFLKK; encoded by the coding sequence ATGAACATATTGGAAAATCTTAATCCAGAACAAAGAAAAGCGGCACAAAAGATTGAAGGTCCGTCATTAATTTTAGCAGGAGCTGGAAGTGGAAAAACTAGAACTGTAACATATAAAATAGCATATATGATTAAAACTTTAGGAATAAATCCAGATAACATTTTAGCACTTACTTTTACTAATAAAGCTGCAAATGAAATGAAACAAAGGGTAATGGAATTAGTCGGAGAAAATTCTTTTAATATGACTATTTCAACATTTCACTCTTTTGCTGTAAAACTTCTTAGAAAATATGCAAATGCTATTGGTTTTTCTAATTCATTTAACATTTATGATACTGATGATAGCAAATCAGTGATAAAAAGAATAATGAAAGAATTTAATATAGATGAAGGAATCACTCCAGTAAAATATTTAAGTAAGATTTCTAAACTAAAAGAATCTGAAATATTATATGACAAATTGGAAAATGAACTTGATTTATCAATAAAATCAAATAGAATTTTTTATGATATATATAAAACGTACCAAGAAACTTTATTAAAAAATAATTGTATGGATTTTTCAGATATTTTAATAAATGGGAAAAAAATACTATCTATACCTGAAATATTAAATAAAGTTCAAGAACAATATAAATACATATTAGTAGATGAATATCAAGATACTAATAATATTCAATATAATATAGTCAAATTAATTGCCAATAAATATAGAAATATATGTGTTGTTGGAGATGAAGATCAAAGTATATATTCATTTAGAGGAGCTGATATTTCAAATATTTTAAATTTTGAAAAAGATTATAAAGATGCTTTAGTAATTAAACTTGAACAAAATTATAGATCAACACAAAATATACTTAATCTTGCAAATTCAGTTATAAAAAATAACACAAGTTCAAAAGGTAAAAAATTATGGTCTAATAATAATGCAGGAAATAAAATAAAAGTTTTCAGTGCTGAAAATCCATATGATGAAGCTAATTTTATAGCCGGTATAATTAGAAACTCTAGCAAAAAATTTAAAGATTTTACTATTTTATATAGAACTAATTTTCAATCAAGAATATTAGAACAAGAATTAACAAGATATAGTATCCCTTGTAAAATATTTGGAGGTCTATCTTTTTATCAAAGAAAAGAAATTAAAGACTTACTTTCTTATTTAACTTTTATTATAAATCCTATGGACGAAGTTAATTTTGAAAGATGTATAACAAATCCAAAAAGAAAAATTGGAGAAAAAACTATACAAAAAATAAAAAGTATTTCAGTAGAACATAATACTGATTTAATGTCTGCTATGTTATACGAAAATAACAGTAAAATTAAAGATTTTTACAATACAATGTTAGAATGTGTAAATTTTTCAAAAGAAAATTCAGTAAGTGAACTATTACAATTTATAATAGACAAAATTTCATATTTTGATTACTTAAAACAAAATGAATCAAGCGATGAAAGAATAAAAAATATTGAAGAATTAGTAAATGCTATTATTGAAATTGAACACGACATTCCTGATTTAACTTTAGAAGAATATTTAACATCTATTTCTTTATCTAATTCTTCAGATAATATAAATGATGAAAATTATGTAAAACTTATGACTATTCATAGTTCAAAAGGTCTTGAATTTGACACTGTTTTCATATCAGGTTTTGAAACAGGTATATTCCCTTCAAATAGTACCTTAGATAATATTACTGAACTTGAAGAAGAAAGAAGACTTTGTTATGTAGCAATTACACGTGCAAAAAATGATATATACATAACGTATACAAAAAGTCGTATGCTAAACGGTATAACACAATACAACGTTATCCCTTCTATATTTTTAAGGGAAATGGATAATTCATATTTAAATTTTTTAAACAGTACAAATGAAATTAAAATTAGAGAAAGTGTAGATGAAAAAGTCAAAACAACAACTACTTTTGAAAATTTCAATCCATTTAAGTTTAAAAATAGCACTAAATACAGTATAGGTCAAAAAGTAGTTCATACTTTGTTTGGTGGAGGTGTTATAAAACAAATAGATGAGAAAAGCTTGATTATTGATTTTATTGCAGGTCAAAAAAAGATTTCATTAGCATTAGCTGATAAATTTTTAAAAAAATAA
- a CDS encoding HPr family phosphocarrier protein, with product MKTMNLTIKNKQGLHVRPSTKFVEIAENFPGTITVKTDTKEVNGKNIMELIFLALDFGDTFTVIANSDEESSENAILNELKQLVEVQKFYET from the coding sequence ATGAAAACTATGAATTTAACAATCAAGAACAAACAAGGTCTTCACGTAAGACCATCTACAAAATTTGTTGAAATAGCTGAAAATTTTCCCGGTACTATAACAGTAAAAACCGATACAAAAGAAGTAAATGGAAAAAATATTATGGAATTAATTTTTCTTGCACTTGATTTCGGAGATACATTTACAGTTATAGCCAATTCAGATGAAGAATCATCAGAAAATGCGATTTTAAATGAACTAAAACAATTAGTAGAGGTGCAAAAATTTTATGAAACTTAA